The Dethiosulfovibrio peptidovorans DSM 11002 genome has a window encoding:
- a CDS encoding lysophospholipid acyltransferase family protein → MSIRVRCVEMLARWVRPGWRAWTLYFFLRCVLGLISPRKTVALDNMARAFPDRDEQWCRENLKAVYDHFCWMVVEYLALVNDPSQALTWIDKVEGKDILDDLLSSKKGCVILASHGGNWELLSAWLCRSDYPLYAAVRDPDAEDLAVLMESYRQKVGLKTLRKERKGFREMVRLPMVGNFVGLVADQDGGPTGIPVKFLGRPCTMPKGPAAISVMSKVPIIPVSIERIAPFRHKVRVYSPLSTSETVKGKEDKVVALAAEVNGALEDMVRAVPGEWLWMHRRWKTDMTGKNSI, encoded by the coding sequence TTGAGTATTAGAGTCAGATGTGTAGAGATGTTGGCCCGATGGGTTCGCCCGGGATGGCGGGCTTGGACTCTCTATTTTTTCCTACGGTGTGTTTTAGGACTGATCTCACCTAGAAAGACGGTGGCCTTGGACAATATGGCAAGGGCCTTTCCCGATAGAGACGAACAGTGGTGTCGTGAGAACCTGAAGGCGGTTTACGATCACTTCTGTTGGATGGTGGTGGAGTATCTGGCTCTCGTGAATGACCCATCCCAAGCATTGACATGGATCGATAAGGTGGAGGGCAAAGACATCCTCGACGATCTTCTCTCGTCCAAGAAAGGTTGCGTCATATTGGCCAGCCACGGAGGCAACTGGGAACTTCTTTCCGCCTGGTTGTGCCGGAGCGACTACCCTCTCTACGCTGCCGTCAGAGATCCCGATGCCGAGGATCTTGCCGTCCTTATGGAGTCTTACAGACAAAAAGTGGGGTTGAAGACCCTGAGAAAGGAACGAAAGGGTTTCCGAGAGATGGTTCGTCTACCTATGGTCGGTAACTTCGTGGGGTTGGTCGCCGATCAGGACGGAGGACCTACAGGTATACCGGTAAAATTTTTAGGGCGTCCATGTACCATGCCCAAAGGACCTGCCGCCATATCTGTGATGTCCAAGGTCCCGATAATTCCGGTTTCCATAGAGAGAATAGCCCCATTTAGACACAAGGTGAGGGTTTATAGTCCTCTCTCTACGTCCGAAACCGTAAAGGGAAAAGAGGATAAGGTCGTTGCCCTGGCTGCCGAAGTCAATGGGGCCTTGGAGGATATGGTTCGTGCCGTGCCAGGGGAGTGGCTGTGGATGCACCGAAGATGGAAGACCGATATGACAGGAAAGAACTCTATTTGA
- a CDS encoding amino acid ABC transporter permease has translation MTLDFSILLPYIPMLLAGAWFTVKASLCSVVLGSAFGLIVGAIRVVPFAPVRGLAATYIYVIRGTPLLVQLFLIYFGLPSLGINLPAFVAGIIGLGINSSGYVGEIVRGGIEAVPKGQWEASKMLGLSYLKSMRYIILPQAIRSMLPAIGNEFVTLIKESSLLSTLAITELTMAGQQVRSVTYASFETFIAVGIIYLCLTSSTSFALQLLEKRWSTR, from the coding sequence ATGACCCTGGATTTTTCCATACTATTGCCCTATATCCCTATGCTTCTGGCTGGAGCCTGGTTTACGGTAAAGGCATCTCTCTGCAGCGTCGTTCTGGGATCCGCCTTCGGTTTGATCGTCGGCGCCATTAGGGTAGTCCCCTTCGCTCCGGTAAGAGGGTTGGCCGCGACCTACATATACGTCATAAGGGGCACTCCTCTTCTGGTACAGCTTTTTCTAATATATTTCGGATTGCCGTCCCTCGGCATAAATTTACCGGCTTTCGTGGCCGGGATAATAGGCCTAGGGATAAACTCCTCTGGATATGTAGGAGAGATAGTCCGAGGCGGAATAGAGGCCGTCCCTAAGGGACAATGGGAGGCGTCCAAGATGCTCGGCCTTTCCTATTTAAAATCCATGAGATACATAATACTGCCGCAAGCGATAAGAAGCATGCTTCCCGCAATAGGCAACGAGTTTGTCACTTTGATAAAGGAATCGTCACTTCTTTCCACCTTGGCCATAACGGAGCTGACCATGGCGGGGCAACAGGTCAGAAGCGTAACCTATGCGTCTTTTGAGACGTTTATCGCCGTTGGAATAATATACCTATGCCTGACCAGCTCTACCAGTTTTGCCCTTCAGCTTCTGGAAAAACGTTGGAGCACAAGATAG
- a CDS encoding amino acid ABC transporter ATP-binding protein, with amino-acid sequence MDPAIQIKGLHKSFGNLQVLRGIDIDVSEGEVVSVIGPSGSGKSTLARCICRLEDINEGEIRLYGRRIDHGGISTEDQSELVGMIFQQFNLFPHLSVLDNVILSPTKVKKLPTTRAKTKALELLNRVGLADKRDSRPGELSGGQQQRVAIARALAMEPKIMLFDEPTSALDPELVGEVLDVMAGLAKSGMTMMIITHEMLFAKEVSDRVIFMADGVIVEEGSPKLILETPEMDRTKSFLHRMLAHQVADSD; translated from the coding sequence ATGGATCCTGCCATTCAGATAAAGGGGCTCCACAAGTCTTTTGGGAATCTTCAGGTGCTTCGAGGCATCGATATCGACGTGTCGGAAGGAGAGGTAGTATCGGTAATAGGCCCCAGCGGATCGGGCAAGAGCACCTTGGCCCGTTGCATCTGTCGCCTAGAGGATATAAACGAGGGAGAGATCCGTCTCTACGGACGGAGGATCGATCATGGAGGTATCTCCACCGAAGACCAATCGGAGCTTGTAGGCATGATCTTTCAGCAATTCAACCTCTTTCCTCATCTGTCCGTGCTCGATAACGTAATCCTGTCCCCTACCAAGGTAAAAAAACTACCAACAACGAGAGCGAAGACAAAGGCCTTGGAGTTGCTCAACAGGGTCGGCCTAGCGGATAAGCGGGACTCCCGACCGGGAGAGCTTTCCGGCGGTCAGCAACAAAGAGTGGCGATAGCAAGAGCTTTGGCGATGGAGCCCAAGATAATGCTATTCGACGAACCTACCAGTGCTCTTGACCCCGAACTGGTGGGAGAGGTCCTGGACGTCATGGCTGGGCTGGCAAAAAGCGGAATGACTATGATGATCATCACCCACGAGATGCTCTTCGCCAAGGAGGTCTCCGACAGGGTTATCTTCATGGCCGACGGCGTCATAGTCGAAGAAGGTTCACCAAAGCTGATTCTGGAGACACCCGAGATGGATCGGACCAAGTCCTTCCTTCACAGAATGCTGGCTCATCAGGTAGCGGATTCGGATTAA
- a CDS encoding dipeptidase produces the protein MKQESCIDRARKLHGTGLVVDAHFDLLKDVLDKKEKGRRNVIEEDHLPAMKRAGLDLVVSSIFVEDRYVPDMALKRALDQIGALYDELDECSDSFSLCVNWEEVEAAKAKGRLAILLSFEGVEPISNDMGLLRIFYELGVRGVGLVWSRRNYAGDGCFFSRRREGRKGGLTDFGVRLLDEVSRLGMFLDVSHLNDEGFQDVLEFYEGAFIASHSNCRSLMGTMRNLKDDQIIALADRGGVMGMNSCSTFVAEESKVGPVGGSHLADHVDHVKKLVGIEHVGFGFDFCDMFRESTGSQSYDCISGYGQVVELSAELLSRGYSDEDVLSVIGLNFARVYKSALS, from the coding sequence ATGAAACAGGAGAGTTGCATCGATAGAGCCAGGAAGCTGCATGGTACCGGTCTAGTGGTGGACGCTCACTTCGATCTTCTCAAGGACGTTTTGGACAAGAAAGAGAAGGGGAGAAGAAACGTAATAGAGGAGGATCACCTTCCTGCTATGAAGAGAGCCGGTCTCGACCTGGTTGTTTCCTCTATCTTCGTAGAGGATCGTTATGTCCCCGATATGGCTCTCAAAAGGGCCCTGGATCAGATAGGAGCCCTATACGACGAACTGGACGAGTGCTCGGATTCTTTCTCTCTATGTGTGAATTGGGAAGAGGTAGAAGCTGCCAAGGCGAAGGGGAGATTGGCGATATTGCTATCTTTCGAGGGAGTCGAGCCTATCTCGAACGATATGGGGCTTCTCCGGATATTTTACGAGCTCGGCGTCCGTGGAGTGGGACTCGTCTGGAGTAGAAGAAATTACGCCGGAGATGGTTGCTTCTTCTCCCGGAGACGGGAGGGTCGGAAAGGAGGTCTTACCGATTTTGGGGTAAGGCTTTTGGACGAGGTTTCCCGTCTCGGTATGTTCCTGGACGTTAGCCATCTGAACGACGAAGGATTTCAGGACGTGCTGGAGTTCTACGAAGGGGCGTTCATCGCCTCTCATTCCAACTGTCGTTCTCTTATGGGGACCATGAGAAATCTGAAGGACGATCAGATTATAGCCCTTGCCGATAGAGGTGGGGTCATGGGAATGAACAGCTGTAGTACCTTTGTGGCCGAGGAATCTAAGGTAGGACCGGTAGGGGGTTCTCATTTGGCCGACCACGTGGATCACGTAAAAAAACTCGTAGGTATTGAGCATGTAGGTTTCGGATTCGATTTCTGCGATATGTTTCGTGAGTCTACTGGAAGCCAAAGTTACGACTGCATATCCGGTTACGGTCAGGTAGTTGAGCTTTCCGCCGAGCTACTGAGCAGAGGATACTCGGACGAAGATGTCTTGTCGGTGATAGGGTTAAATTTCGCCAGGGTGTACAAATCGGCTCTTTCATGA
- a CDS encoding phosphomannomutase/phosphoglucomutase, with protein sequence MNVPSNIFREYDIRGEAETDLSSPNVLAIARSYGTYLSRKGITKASVGGDVRISTERIRQDVIQGLTDTGIDVIDVGTVTSPLLYWSLFHHDIDGAIMITGSHNPKDMNGLKMALGKSTIYGDEIQKIREMVEKDDFEMAGKPGDVSVEDLWPDYLEMLKSKIQLGPRKLKVVADAANGTASLRIVDFLESLGCEVIPLYCDPDGTFPNHHPDPQKRANMQDLIASVKENKADVGFGFDGDADRIGVVDDSGEIVWGDILMALYWREILPKNPGSTAIIEVKCSQALEDEVRRLGGVPHYYKAGHSLIKAEMKRIGALFAGEYSGHIFFADEYYGFDDSFYAAGRLLRMLSKSDQTLSEMLSDMPVYYHTEEVRVDCPDDRKFEVMERITSQALAEHEAITVDGLRIVYPDGKGWGLIRASNTQPVLATRCEGKTPEDLEYIAKDVKKRMLDAGLPDFEWTY encoded by the coding sequence ATGAACGTCCCCTCCAATATATTCAGAGAATACGATATAAGGGGAGAGGCTGAAACTGACTTATCTTCCCCGAACGTACTGGCCATAGCGAGATCGTACGGGACCTACCTAAGCCGCAAGGGCATAACCAAGGCGTCCGTGGGAGGAGACGTCCGAATCTCCACCGAGAGGATCAGACAAGACGTTATCCAAGGGCTCACCGATACCGGCATAGACGTTATAGACGTAGGTACCGTGACGAGTCCTCTGCTGTACTGGAGCCTATTTCACCACGATATCGATGGAGCGATAATGATAACCGGGAGCCATAACCCCAAGGATATGAACGGTCTCAAGATGGCCTTGGGAAAATCCACCATATACGGAGATGAGATACAGAAAATCCGCGAGATGGTGGAGAAGGACGACTTTGAAATGGCAGGCAAACCAGGAGATGTTTCGGTGGAAGACCTGTGGCCCGACTATCTTGAGATGCTGAAATCCAAGATCCAACTGGGGCCGAGAAAGCTCAAGGTCGTGGCGGACGCTGCCAATGGAACGGCATCTCTCAGGATAGTGGATTTCCTGGAAAGCCTGGGCTGCGAGGTAATTCCTCTTTACTGCGATCCGGACGGGACGTTCCCCAATCACCATCCGGATCCTCAGAAGAGGGCAAATATGCAGGATCTCATCGCCTCGGTAAAGGAGAACAAGGCGGACGTCGGCTTCGGCTTCGACGGAGACGCCGACAGGATAGGGGTCGTTGACGATTCGGGCGAGATCGTCTGGGGAGACATCCTAATGGCGCTCTACTGGAGAGAGATCCTCCCGAAAAACCCAGGATCAACCGCCATAATAGAGGTCAAATGCTCTCAGGCCCTGGAGGACGAGGTCAGGCGACTGGGGGGAGTCCCTCATTACTACAAGGCAGGCCACTCCCTTATAAAGGCGGAGATGAAGAGGATCGGGGCTCTGTTCGCCGGAGAATACTCGGGACACATCTTCTTCGCCGACGAATACTACGGCTTCGATGACTCCTTCTACGCCGCGGGAAGACTTCTAAGGATGCTTTCGAAAAGCGACCAGACCCTATCGGAGATGCTCTCCGACATGCCCGTCTACTATCACACCGAGGAGGTAAGGGTCGACTGCCCCGACGACAGAAAGTTCGAGGTTATGGAACGGATAACGTCCCAAGCCCTCGCAGAGCACGAGGCCATAACTGTGGACGGACTGAGGATCGTATACCCCGACGGAAAAGGTTGGGGACTTATAAGGGCATCCAACACCCAACCGGTGTTGGCTACCAGATGCGAGGGCAAAACCCCGGAAGATCTGGAATATATCGCTAAAGACGTGAAGAAAAGGATGCTTGACGCGGGACTGCCCGACTTCGAGTGGACCTACTGA
- a CDS encoding AEC family transporter: protein MLHALLIVLPLGLIMAIGWIVKRIGLVTDTGVAEMNGMLYWVSMPAILFRSTIKVDPAHFSNFPFMCGVYGVFVVLPFISWVLARLRGLPRDRLAVSVLVSIRGNNVFMGLPAVTIALGEPGLVSYGIYLALSLVVYQMISIAMGQLALSGELSIKSLLDTVRKLAGNPMLGACVLGVTGAFLGMGELPGWLDQTLGILGNVGSGVALMALGGSLQIEHILSSVRRVWNDILIRLFLSPLMTWGALTFMDVDPMLTKTAVLVAAMPAAVNNFVLAQGMGMDGSYAGEVIITTTVFSIFSLTLWISLLGV, encoded by the coding sequence ATGTTGCATGCTCTGCTTATAGTTCTTCCTCTAGGTCTCATAATGGCGATCGGATGGATCGTCAAACGGATCGGTCTCGTGACGGATACAGGGGTGGCTGAGATGAATGGCATGTTGTACTGGGTGTCCATGCCGGCTATCCTATTTAGGTCGACCATAAAGGTGGACCCCGCCCATTTCTCGAACTTCCCCTTCATGTGCGGCGTCTACGGGGTTTTCGTAGTTTTGCCTTTTATATCTTGGGTTCTGGCTAGGCTCAGAGGACTTCCCAGAGATAGGCTTGCCGTTTCGGTTCTAGTCTCGATAAGGGGCAACAACGTTTTTATGGGGCTTCCTGCCGTTACTATAGCTCTGGGCGAACCGGGGCTCGTCAGTTACGGGATTTATCTGGCCCTGTCCCTGGTGGTCTACCAGATGATCTCTATTGCGATGGGACAACTCGCTCTATCCGGTGAGTTGTCCATCAAGTCCCTTTTAGATACGGTCCGTAAACTAGCAGGAAATCCCATGCTTGGAGCCTGCGTTCTAGGAGTGACAGGTGCTTTCCTGGGAATGGGGGAGCTGCCCGGATGGTTGGACCAAACTCTCGGTATACTGGGTAACGTAGGCAGCGGAGTTGCTTTGATGGCCTTAGGGGGCTCTCTTCAGATAGAACATATTTTATCCTCCGTCAGGAGGGTTTGGAACGATATCCTGATTCGTCTGTTTCTGTCTCCCCTCATGACCTGGGGGGCTTTGACTTTTATGGATGTCGATCCGATGCTGACTAAGACCGCCGTACTGGTGGCGGCCATGCCCGCTGCTGTAAATAATTTTGTCCTGGCCCAGGGGATGGGGATGGACGGATCTTACGCCGGTGAGGTGATTATAACCACGACGGTCTTTTCCATATTCTCCTTGACTTTATGGATTTCCCTGTTGGGAGTTTAG
- a CDS encoding MFS transporter → MGYGETKDHVLLVLSFSLFCCMMGVGVISPILPLYAVQMGASGTLLGLVFGAFSMSRLFCSLVSGSMADRLERKTLILFGLSIYTISSLAYLFVESAWHLVAIRFFNGLGSAFVVPVAMSIGSDVSEEGEEGAFFGSLQMALFAGIGAGPLISGLLTDWLGVQAPFLVMTAMTLVALTGIALWLPKGLPVSPSGKGGDLSVYSALLKDPVLRRVYVYRFSTALGRGSMLMFLPLIATELDLSFVKVGVILSTVSIATSLFQKYTGGLADRFPKNRLVLVAGVLSSVTLFSMPLLRSFPALLLGALVFGIGTAIGAPSITSLAAIRGRDFGTGRAMGFFNISFGLGMMSGPILAGYIRDAGILSSPFVPIGIILLTASSFFILDRPFRAVGISSGREECVSG, encoded by the coding sequence TTGGGTTATGGGGAAACCAAAGATCACGTATTGCTGGTGCTTTCTTTCTCACTGTTTTGTTGCATGATGGGAGTAGGTGTGATAAGTCCCATACTGCCTCTTTACGCCGTTCAGATGGGAGCCAGCGGCACATTGCTGGGACTGGTGTTTGGCGCTTTTTCCATGTCGAGGCTTTTCTGCTCCCTCGTCTCCGGGTCAATGGCCGACAGGCTGGAGAGAAAGACCCTGATTCTCTTCGGGCTCTCTATCTATACCATATCGTCCCTAGCCTATCTTTTCGTTGAATCCGCCTGGCATCTGGTAGCTATAAGGTTCTTCAACGGTCTCGGGTCGGCGTTCGTGGTTCCCGTCGCCATGTCTATCGGTTCCGACGTGAGCGAAGAAGGGGAAGAAGGGGCTTTTTTTGGCTCCCTTCAGATGGCCCTTTTCGCTGGGATAGGCGCAGGTCCCCTTATCAGCGGTCTGTTGACCGATTGGTTGGGGGTGCAGGCGCCCTTTCTCGTCATGACCGCCATGACCTTGGTGGCCCTTACGGGCATAGCTCTTTGGCTTCCCAAGGGGTTGCCTGTCAGTCCGTCCGGAAAGGGGGGAGATCTCTCCGTCTATTCGGCTCTCCTGAAGGACCCGGTCTTGAGAAGGGTCTATGTCTATAGGTTTTCGACCGCTCTCGGGCGCGGTTCAATGTTGATGTTTCTGCCTTTGATCGCCACCGAATTGGACCTATCTTTTGTTAAAGTAGGGGTTATACTTTCGACGGTATCGATCGCCACGTCCCTCTTTCAGAAATACACCGGAGGTCTGGCCGATCGTTTTCCCAAGAACCGTCTTGTTCTGGTGGCTGGGGTTCTCTCCTCCGTGACGTTGTTCTCCATGCCGTTGCTCCGTTCCTTTCCTGCGTTGCTTTTAGGTGCTTTGGTCTTCGGGATCGGAACCGCCATAGGAGCTCCTTCCATAACATCTCTGGCCGCTATCAGAGGTCGTGATTTCGGGACGGGAAGGGCCATGGGTTTTTTCAATATATCCTTTGGGCTGGGCATGATGAGCGGGCCTATTCTGGCCGGATACATAAGGGACGCCGGGATACTTTCGTCTCCGTTCGTTCCTATTGGAATCATCCTCTTGACGGCGTCGTCGTTTTTTATCCTAGATCGACCTTTCAGAGCCGTCGGCATCTCTTCCGGAAGAGAGGAATGCGTATCTGGTTGA
- a CDS encoding class II aldolase/adducin family protein, with amino-acid sequence MLEEKRELVVRYGRMIQEEKLTTGTGGNLSVLEPSSGLMAISPSGIGYEKIVPKDVVIMSLDGVFPEEDHREPSSEWQLHSALYRHRPDVGAIVHCHSDYATAVSCLGIDLPPVNYMIAVAGDKVPLTPFAVYGTSDLAQSVVNSIGDSDAALMANHGQIALGKTIKAAFTVALNVEYVARLFILAKGAGDPVLLSRADILETRKRFKSYGQIRKDRGEGDHDASVG; translated from the coding sequence TTGCTAGAGGAAAAAAGAGAGTTAGTGGTTCGATACGGCAGGATGATTCAGGAGGAAAAACTCACGACCGGTACGGGGGGAAACCTCAGCGTCCTGGAGCCCTCGTCGGGATTAATGGCGATAAGCCCCTCTGGGATAGGCTACGAGAAGATCGTTCCGAAAGACGTCGTTATAATGTCCCTGGACGGAGTTTTTCCTGAGGAGGATCACAGAGAGCCCTCCTCCGAATGGCAGCTGCATTCAGCCCTTTATCGGCATCGGCCCGACGTCGGAGCCATCGTGCACTGTCATTCCGATTACGCCACGGCAGTCTCCTGCCTTGGTATCGATCTGCCTCCCGTAAACTACATGATAGCGGTAGCAGGGGATAAAGTCCCTCTGACTCCTTTTGCCGTCTACGGGACCTCCGATTTAGCCCAAAGCGTGGTGAATTCCATCGGGGATTCCGACGCGGCCTTGATGGCCAACCACGGTCAGATCGCTTTGGGAAAAACGATAAAAGCCGCTTTCACCGTAGCACTCAACGTCGAGTACGTGGCGAGACTGTTTATCTTGGCCAAGGGAGCGGGAGACCCCGTATTGTTGTCGAGGGCGGATATTTTAGAGACCAGGAAGCGTTTTAAATCCTATGGCCAGATAAGAAAAGACCGAGGAGAGGGTGATCACGATGCCTCTGTGGGGTAG
- a CDS encoding ABC transporter substrate-binding protein, whose amino-acid sequence MSFLSVSSSCGMTVDYATNLKVENVDGCYMVTVDRPYYGATEPEVVLLVPEGTKPSASLEGISRIDIPLNRIVVGTTPAVACLDALEALDLLVGLAGGKYVYSDSVRKMGLPEVASDGGMSRSLDRERLLELAPDGFITYLYGDEERRDVDFLRNCGVPVLFMAEYLEDSPLARAEWIKFIGLLVGMEEQAIEIFDKVVRRYEVLASMVDKSQVRPLVLSGAPFGGVWYVPRRDSWPSMMFRAAGAKSLWNDLEGTGTAPMDLEAVLVRAESSDIWLNCGSWRSLEDAERSGLPIEAFPPFEKGEIYNNDRRVTSEGGNDYYQSGIVRPDMILADLISIIHPEKMRDHELFYYRKLQ is encoded by the coding sequence TTGTCTTTTCTAAGCGTTTCTTCCTCCTGTGGAATGACGGTGGATTACGCCACCAACCTGAAGGTGGAAAATGTCGATGGGTGTTATATGGTGACCGTGGATCGTCCCTACTACGGTGCGACCGAACCGGAGGTCGTCCTGTTGGTGCCGGAGGGAACTAAGCCTTCCGCATCGCTGGAAGGAATCTCTAGGATAGATATTCCTCTTAATCGTATCGTCGTGGGAACTACCCCGGCGGTTGCGTGTCTTGATGCGTTGGAGGCGTTGGATCTGCTTGTGGGGCTGGCGGGAGGCAAGTATGTCTACTCCGATTCGGTCAGAAAGATGGGGCTTCCAGAGGTGGCATCCGACGGAGGTATGTCCAGATCCCTGGATAGGGAAAGACTGCTGGAGTTGGCCCCCGATGGGTTCATCACCTATCTTTATGGTGACGAGGAGCGTCGGGACGTCGATTTTTTAAGGAATTGTGGCGTGCCAGTACTGTTCATGGCGGAGTATCTGGAGGACTCTCCTCTGGCCAGAGCGGAGTGGATAAAGTTTATCGGACTTTTGGTCGGCATGGAAGAGCAGGCCATCGAGATATTCGATAAAGTGGTCCGGAGATATGAAGTGCTGGCGAGTATGGTCGATAAATCCCAAGTCCGGCCGTTGGTCCTTTCGGGAGCTCCTTTCGGAGGGGTCTGGTACGTTCCCAGGAGGGACAGCTGGCCGTCCATGATGTTCCGGGCGGCCGGGGCGAAATCTCTCTGGAACGATTTAGAGGGAACCGGCACTGCTCCGATGGATCTGGAGGCGGTCCTGGTGAGGGCGGAATCCAGCGACATCTGGTTGAACTGCGGTTCCTGGCGGAGCCTTGAGGATGCAGAGAGATCGGGACTTCCTATAGAGGCTTTCCCCCCCTTCGAAAAAGGGGAGATCTACAACAATGATCGCAGGGTTACCTCCGAGGGAGGTAACGATTACTATCAGTCCGGAATAGTAAGACCGGATATGATACTTGCGGATCTCATATCCATAATCCATCCGGAAAAGATGAGGGATCATGAGCTGTTCTACTACCGAAAGCTCCAGTAG
- a CDS encoding FecCD family ABC transporter permease, which produces MSCSTTESSSRSLRIFLPWILLPMALIIVALAGLCLGSASIPVSSIWAIFSGGDVSGSWKTIVLDLRLPRVVSAILAGAALSSSGLIMQTLFGNGLAGPSVLGVSSGASLGAALALLLAPGAGLISRLGLLGCSFAGAFITMMLVALIGERIKRGGTLLILGLMIGYTVNAVVSVLIQWAPSERVHGFVSWSFGTFSGIGWDRIPWMAFSVFLGLVLAFMGSRLWDAFLLGETCAATIGADVPRIRRRMILISALLAGTVTAFCGPVAFLGVAVPHMARGISGSARHGRLLPVTVLCGASLAVAADLLSRLPGGASSLPLNSVTSLIGAPVVAWVVFRGGDR; this is translated from the coding sequence ATGAGCTGTTCTACTACCGAAAGCTCCAGTAGATCCCTTCGTATCTTTTTGCCTTGGATACTACTTCCCATGGCACTTATCATCGTGGCTTTGGCTGGTCTCTGTCTGGGGTCCGCATCAATTCCGGTCTCCTCTATCTGGGCGATTTTCTCCGGCGGAGATGTCTCCGGCAGTTGGAAGACCATAGTCTTGGATCTGAGGTTGCCTAGGGTGGTCTCGGCCATCCTGGCAGGAGCAGCTCTGTCTTCCTCCGGGTTGATCATGCAGACCCTTTTCGGAAACGGTCTCGCCGGTCCATCGGTCCTAGGGGTTAGTTCCGGCGCCAGCCTGGGAGCCGCTCTGGCTTTGCTTCTCGCACCTGGAGCCGGGCTGATCTCTCGTTTGGGTCTTCTCGGCTGTTCCTTCGCCGGAGCCTTCATCACGATGATGCTCGTAGCCTTGATAGGCGAGAGGATAAAGAGAGGCGGCACCTTGCTAATTCTGGGGTTGATGATAGGATACACGGTCAACGCGGTGGTCTCCGTGTTGATACAGTGGGCGCCTTCGGAGCGGGTTCACGGATTCGTCTCCTGGAGTTTCGGGACATTTTCCGGCATAGGCTGGGATCGTATTCCCTGGATGGCCTTCTCCGTGTTCCTGGGGCTGGTCTTGGCCTTCATGGGGAGCAGACTTTGGGATGCCTTCTTGCTGGGAGAGACGTGTGCCGCCACCATAGGGGCAGACGTTCCCAGGATAAGGAGAAGGATGATACTGATATCGGCTTTGTTGGCCGGAACGGTCACGGCGTTTTGTGGTCCCGTGGCCTTCCTGGGGGTGGCCGTTCCCCATATGGCCAGGGGTATCTCCGGTAGCGCCAGACATGGTCGGCTTCTTCCTGTCACCGTTCTGTGCGGTGCCTCTTTGGCGGTCGCCGCCGATCTGCTGTCAAGACTTCCAGGCGGAGCGTCGTCTCTTCCTCTGAACTCGGTGACCTCGCTGATAGGTGCGCCTGTGGTGGCCTGGGTGGTCTTTCGGGGTGGAGACCGATGA
- a CDS encoding ABC transporter ATP-binding protein, translating into MKDPILQSIGLAVGYKDRTVVSGMDFSLFRGEVVSLLGPNGSGKSTALRTLLGLQPSLDGVVLLDGAPLEAYSPLKRARIVGAALSDRPRPWGITALELVEQGRFSRERDEERCVRAMEDMGAMELAGRQLTELSDGELQRVHVARALAQDPSLLILDEPTSFLDQPRRVEVLRRLRRLAAERDISVLLSLHDLDLALSQSDRCILIVDGVISVGSPEDLVLRGAFGDAYGQPRDWDPLERPEPDYPDTSITVELSCPDHLSYWVLRGLRRGGFALGSSSCRLIVSVDDGDILFRVDNEGTVSEHGRLDSVIDVLSGDRESSRCPR; encoded by the coding sequence ATGAAAGATCCTATACTTCAATCTATTGGGTTGGCCGTGGGATATAAGGACAGGACAGTCGTATCTGGGATGGATTTTTCCCTCTTTCGAGGAGAGGTCGTCTCTCTGTTGGGTCCCAACGGATCGGGTAAATCCACGGCCCTGAGGACTCTCCTGGGGCTTCAGCCATCTCTCGACGGTGTCGTTCTGTTGGACGGAGCTCCGTTGGAGGCCTACTCTCCTTTGAAGAGAGCCAGAATCGTAGGAGCCGCCCTTTCCGACAGACCTAGGCCCTGGGGCATTACCGCGTTGGAGCTGGTGGAACAGGGGCGTTTCTCCAGGGAGCGTGACGAAGAGAGATGCGTCAGGGCAATGGAGGATATGGGGGCCATGGAGTTGGCGGGCAGACAGCTGACGGAGCTCAGTGATGGGGAGCTTCAGAGGGTCCACGTAGCCAGGGCTTTGGCTCAGGATCCGTCACTCCTGATATTGGACGAGCCGACGTCTTTTTTGGACCAGCCCAGAAGGGTAGAGGTACTTCGGAGACTGAGACGATTGGCTGCGGAGAGGGATATCTCTGTGTTGCTCTCGCTTCATGACCTGGATCTGGCTCTTTCCCAGTCGGACAGATGTATCTTGATAGTCGACGGAGTAATATCGGTGGGATCTCCGGAGGATCTGGTCTTGCGAGGAGCCTTCGGAGATGCATACGGCCAGCCTAGGGACTGGGATCCTCTGGAAAGGCCGGAGCCCGACTATCCCGATACCTCCATAACGGTAGAGCTTAGTTGTCCGGACCATCTCTCATATTGGGTCCTCCGAGGACTCAGACGAGGTGGTTTTGCCTTGGGATCTTCCAGCTGTCGTCTTATCGTGTCGGTCGATGACGGAGATATCCTGTTTCGTGTCGATAACGAAGGGACGGTCTCCGAGCATGGAAGGCTGGACTCGGTGATAGACGTTCTGTCCGGCGATAGGGAAAGTTCGCGATGTCCTCGATAG